The following proteins are encoded in a genomic region of Oncorhynchus tshawytscha isolate Ot180627B unplaced genomic scaffold, Otsh_v2.0 Un_contig_9380_pilon_pilon, whole genome shotgun sequence:
- the LOC121842794 gene encoding probable alpha-ketoglutarate-dependent hypophosphite dioxygenase: MSVSTCQMKERYNQQGFLSAVPVLDDTELREARQAFNHLEREFGEEYTQYSLHNVHLQYPWVMGLAKHPHILQVVQSILGSDVILLDSRFICKYPTTPTPHPTATQAGNDAITLTSEEEVRSSDKDQQSETGLPFVAWHQDMRYWGIAGGPVLSVWLALDDSLAENGALKVIPGSHCSGMLPHQLASRPGNMLSVNQEIPEELVQTDSALLCPLLAGQMSIHDGFLVHASDPNTSQKRRCGFVIRYVPTCAYPIQDPDRPRRFHATVMASGSDQFSHFSTLL, encoded by the exons ATGAGTGTGTCCACGTGTCAGATGAAGGAACGTTACAACCAGCAGGGATTCCTCTCTGCTGTACCGGTCCTAGACGACACAGAGCTGAGGGAGGCCAGACAGGCCTTCAACCACCTGGAGAGAGAGTTCG GTGAGGAGTATACCCAGTACAGTCTCCACAATGTGCACCTGCAGTACCCCTGGGTGATGGGCCTGGCCAAACACCCCCACATCCTACAGGTGGTACAGTCCATCCTGGGCTCTGATGTCATCCTGCTAGACTCACGCTTCATCTGCAAGTACCCAACAACCCCCACACCCCACCCCACAGCCACACAGGCAGGAAATGATGCCATCACTCTGACCAgtgaggaggaggtgaggtcATCAGACAAGGACCAGCAGAGTGAGACTGGACTGCCCTTCGTGGCCTGGCACCAGGATATGAG GTACTGGGGAATAGCTGGGGGTCCAGTCCTGTCGGTGTGGCTGGCTCTAGACGACTCACTGGCAGAAAACGGAGCACTGAAGGTCATCCCAG GAAGCCACTGCTCTGGCATGCTGCCCCACCAACTCGCCTCCCGCCCCGGAAACATGCTGTCAGTCAACCAGGAGATCCCTGAGGAGCTGGTGCAAACGGATAGCGCTCTACTCTGCCCCCTGCTGGCTGGGCAGATGTCT ATCCATGATGGGTTCCTGGTCCACGCCAGTGACCCCAACACTTCCCAGAAGAGACGCTGTGGCTTCGTGATACGATACGTCCCTACCTGTGCCTACCCTATACAG gaccCAGACCGTCCCAGGCGTTTCCATGCTACAGTGATGGCCAGTGGATCAGACCAGTTCAGTCACTTCTCCACCTTGCTGTGA